The following are encoded together in the Flavihumibacter fluvii genome:
- a CDS encoding RidA family protein, protein MEKKIITTLNAPAPIGPYNQAVLAGNFLFISGQVAINPVSGNIEATDTQSETHQVMQNLKAVLKEAGMDFSNVVKTTIFLSDMGLFSIVNEVYGRYFSGDFPARETVAVKGLPKNVNVEISMIAAK, encoded by the coding sequence ATGGAAAAAAAGATCATTACCACTTTAAATGCCCCGGCTCCGATTGGACCCTACAACCAGGCAGTACTTGCTGGAAATTTTTTATTTATATCCGGGCAGGTGGCTATTAACCCGGTAAGCGGCAATATTGAAGCCACGGATACACAAAGTGAAACGCACCAGGTGATGCAGAATCTAAAGGCGGTATTAAAGGAAGCAGGAATGGATTTCAGCAATGTGGTGAAAACGACGATTTTCCTTAGTGATATGGGCCTGTTCAGTATTGTGAATGAGGTATACGGCCGATATTTCAGTGGCGATTTCCCTGCCCGTGAAACCGTTGCAGTTAAGGGACTCCCGAAGAATGTGAATGTTGAAATATCTATGATAGCTGCAAAGTGA
- a CDS encoding DUF4332 domain-containing protein, translating to MSYPVIDIEGIGETYAAKLELHGIKRTQDLLLKAGTKAGREILAAATKIPESLILTWVNHADLFRINGIAGQTAELLEAAGVDTVKELATRNATNLHNRLTEVNQQYGLSGKVPSAETLEGMIAAAKTLDQKIFH from the coding sequence ATGAGTTATCCAGTAATTGACATTGAGGGTATCGGAGAAACCTATGCGGCAAAACTTGAACTGCATGGCATCAAAAGAACTCAGGACCTACTGTTGAAAGCGGGCACAAAAGCAGGCCGCGAGATCCTGGCAGCGGCCACAAAAATCCCTGAATCCCTGATCCTGACCTGGGTGAACCATGCTGACCTGTTCAGGATCAACGGCATCGCCGGGCAAACCGCAGAACTTCTTGAAGCTGCCGGTGTAGACACCGTTAAAGAGCTCGCCACCAGGAATGCCACTAACCTGCATAACAGGTTAACGGAGGTAAACCAGCAATATGGACTTTCGGGCAAAGTACCATCGGCAGAGACCCTGGAAGGCATGATTGCGGCAGCCAAGACACTCGACCAAAAAATTTTCCATTAA
- the kbl gene encoding glycine C-acetyltransferase translates to MNQKFVQRIAAELEEIKAAGLFKTERIITSEQGAEIMVNGKKVLNFCANNYLGLSSHPAVIEAAHKAIDSHGYGMSSVRFICGTQDIHKTLEKKLAEFLGTEDTILYAAAFDANGGVFEPLFGETDAIISDELNHASIIDGVRLCKAQRFRYKHNDMADLEARLIEAKNARSRIIVTDGSFSMDGTIAQLDRICDLADQYDAIVMIDECHSSGFLGKTGRGTHEYRGVMGRIDIITGTLGKALGGASGGFTSGRSEIIEMLRQRSRPYLFSNTLAPSIVGASIAVLDMLSKTTELRDRLEFNTRYFREKMTAAGFDIKPGDHPIVPIMLYDAVIAQQFAAGLLEEGIYVIGFFFPVVPKGQARIRVQLSAAHSQAHLDAAIAAFNKVGKKLGVIK, encoded by the coding sequence ATGAATCAGAAATTTGTGCAACGCATAGCTGCTGAACTGGAGGAAATCAAGGCAGCCGGATTATTTAAAACTGAAAGGATTATCACCAGTGAGCAGGGGGCTGAAATTATGGTCAACGGTAAAAAAGTACTTAATTTTTGTGCCAATAATTACCTCGGACTTTCCAGCCATCCTGCTGTTATTGAAGCTGCTCATAAAGCAATCGACTCACACGGTTATGGCATGAGTAGTGTTCGCTTTATCTGCGGCACGCAGGATATCCACAAAACGCTGGAGAAAAAACTGGCAGAATTCCTGGGCACGGAAGATACGATCTTGTATGCAGCGGCTTTCGATGCTAATGGGGGTGTATTTGAACCCTTGTTTGGCGAAACGGATGCCATTATTTCTGATGAATTGAACCATGCTTCTATCATCGATGGGGTGAGGTTGTGCAAAGCACAACGTTTTCGCTACAAGCACAATGACATGGCAGACCTGGAAGCCCGCCTGATTGAAGCGAAAAATGCCAGGAGCCGGATCATTGTGACCGATGGCTCCTTTAGCATGGACGGCACTATTGCGCAACTGGATAGAATTTGTGACCTGGCTGACCAATATGATGCCATCGTGATGATTGACGAATGCCATTCTTCCGGCTTTTTGGGAAAAACCGGCAGGGGAACCCATGAATACAGGGGTGTGATGGGGCGTATTGATATTATCACCGGTACCCTGGGGAAAGCACTTGGCGGGGCATCGGGTGGATTTACAAGTGGCCGTAGTGAAATTATTGAAATGTTACGCCAGCGTAGCCGGCCTTATCTTTTCAGCAATACCCTGGCCCCATCTATTGTCGGCGCCTCAATTGCCGTTTTGGATATGCTCAGCAAAACCACCGAGTTGCGTGACCGGCTGGAATTCAATACCCGCTATTTCAGGGAAAAAATGACGGCTGCCGGATTCGATATCAAACCGGGTGACCATCCAATTGTGCCGATCATGTTATATGATGCGGTGATCGCCCAGCAATTTGCTGCCGGACTTTTAGAAGAAGGGATTTATGTCATCGGGTTTTTCTTTCCTGTTGTACCAAAAGGGCAGGCCCGCATTAGGGTTCAGCTTAGTGCCGCGCATTCGCAGGCACACCTGGATGCTGCGATAGCAGCATTTAATAAAGTGGGGAAGAAGCTGGGGGTAATTAAGTAA
- a CDS encoding RNA polymerase sigma factor, which translates to MTEREYNECVRVYADNVYRFILKNLRHEEDSRDVVQSAFEKMWLHREEVTYDKSKSYLFTVAYHQMIDHLRKLKRVVLKDEFSEHVSISNKPVNNLKKVLDDALSRLSETQRSLVLLKDYEGYSYEEIGKITSLSESQVKVYLHRARIQLKNYLVKPENVI; encoded by the coding sequence ATGACGGAAAGGGAATACAACGAATGTGTGCGGGTTTATGCGGATAACGTCTACCGCTTTATCCTTAAAAACCTTCGGCATGAAGAAGACTCGAGGGACGTGGTTCAATCTGCATTTGAAAAAATGTGGCTGCACCGCGAAGAGGTCACCTATGATAAAAGCAAAAGCTACCTCTTCACTGTGGCCTACCACCAAATGATCGACCACCTGAGAAAATTAAAACGGGTTGTCCTGAAGGATGAATTTAGTGAACATGTAAGTATATCCAATAAGCCAGTAAACAACCTGAAGAAAGTGCTGGATGACGCACTTTCCAGGTTAAGTGAAACCCAGCGCAGCCTGGTACTTTTGAAAGATTATGAAGGCTATTCTTATGAGGAAATCGGAAAAATTACGTCATTGAGTGAAAGCCAGGTAAAAGTTTACCTGCACAGAGCAAGGATCCAATTGAAGAATTACCTGGTGAAACCTGAAAATGTCATCTGA
- a CDS encoding outer membrane beta-barrel protein: protein MLKKITLLAMATIAGVSLRAQTDTAGKTPAITSDTVKIGNIIILKNGGSSNTGTVHSDWDINIYRHNRKKPANLTTTWLNMDFGFNNYIDKTDYNSAETQAFAPGSNENWFNLNNGKSVNFNLWIVMQRLNMVQHKLNLKYGIGLEYYNFRYEEDIRYSKNPPAINLDEVIDYSKNKLALNYVTVPLMLNYNFTPQNSEFSSFGLSAGISASYLYNSRQKYISDETGKEKLRGDLGLEDFKLAYIGEIKLGPVSLYGSYAFKSMFKKGLDQTPYAVGIRLGTWY, encoded by the coding sequence ATGCTAAAGAAGATCACACTCTTGGCCATGGCAACTATTGCCGGCGTCAGCCTCCGGGCCCAGACAGACACAGCAGGTAAAACTCCCGCAATTACCAGTGATACTGTAAAAATTGGAAATATCATTATCCTGAAAAATGGCGGAAGCTCAAATACCGGAACGGTACACAGCGACTGGGATATCAATATTTACCGGCACAACCGCAAGAAACCTGCTAACCTCACCACAACGTGGTTAAACATGGATTTCGGATTTAATAACTATATTGATAAAACAGATTATAACAGCGCCGAGACCCAGGCTTTTGCACCGGGCAGCAACGAAAACTGGTTTAACCTGAACAATGGGAAATCCGTCAATTTTAATTTATGGATTGTGATGCAGCGATTGAACATGGTGCAACATAAACTAAACTTAAAGTATGGCATTGGACTTGAATATTACAATTTCCGGTATGAGGAAGATATCAGGTACTCAAAAAATCCACCGGCCATTAATTTGGATGAAGTGATCGATTATTCCAAGAATAAGCTGGCCCTCAATTATGTGACGGTTCCCCTGATGCTGAATTATAATTTTACACCCCAGAATAGTGAATTCAGTTCTTTTGGGCTGAGTGCGGGAATCAGTGCCAGCTACCTGTATAATTCAAGGCAGAAATACATTAGTGATGAAACAGGAAAAGAAAAGCTGAGAGGTGACCTTGGCCTGGAAGATTTTAAATTGGCCTATATCGGTGAGATTAAACTCGGACCCGTAAGTTTATATGGATCGTACGCTTTCAAATCGATGTTCAAAAAAGGCCTGGACCAAACGCCATACGCGGTAGGCATCAGGTTGGGTACCTGGTACTAA
- a CDS encoding LysM peptidoglycan-binding domain-containing protein, which produces MGLQDKYKALVDAAQAQGVADLQVREQEGVLYIDGTASSSANKQSLWDLYETINPDFRDSDLVLNLAVAAGAEETYIVKSGDNLSKIAKKYPGLSWKDIYEANTDRIKNPDLIQPGWELKIPSK; this is translated from the coding sequence ATGGGATTGCAAGATAAATACAAAGCCCTGGTCGACGCAGCACAGGCACAGGGTGTGGCAGATCTGCAGGTAAGGGAACAGGAAGGGGTATTATATATAGACGGCACCGCCTCCAGTAGCGCAAACAAGCAAAGCCTGTGGGACCTCTATGAAACAATAAACCCTGATTTCCGGGATTCTGACCTGGTATTGAACCTGGCCGTTGCCGCAGGTGCGGAAGAGACCTATATTGTAAAGAGCGGCGACAACCTTAGTAAAATTGCGAAGAAATATCCCGGCCTTTCCTGGAAGGATATTTACGAAGCCAACACAGACCGGATAAAAAACCCCGACCTGATACAACCGGGGTGGGAATTAAAAATCCCCTCAAAATAG
- a CDS encoding BON domain-containing protein: MKRQVGRVLLGWALVIAMTFAACAPKDADIEKGITGAIASYPGVSVSVKDGVATITGEVADDATKAAVETAAKAVKGVKSVANNLTIPPPPPPPAPVVINPDETLQQSVAAIISGQKQDKVTATVKDGVVTLTGEIKKADLPALIQQLNEIKPKKIENKLVIKK; the protein is encoded by the coding sequence ATGAAACGTCAAGTCGGACGGGTATTATTGGGATGGGCCCTGGTCATTGCCATGACCTTTGCGGCATGTGCGCCAAAAGACGCAGATATTGAAAAAGGCATTACCGGTGCAATAGCCAGCTATCCTGGAGTCAGTGTAAGTGTAAAAGATGGTGTCGCGACGATAACAGGGGAAGTGGCCGATGATGCAACCAAAGCTGCGGTCGAGACTGCGGCAAAAGCAGTTAAAGGAGTAAAATCAGTGGCCAATAACCTCACTATTCCGCCGCCGCCACCACCACCAGCCCCTGTTGTGATCAATCCTGATGAAACCCTGCAACAGTCTGTAGCCGCGATTATTTCCGGCCAGAAACAGGATAAAGTGACCGCCACCGTAAAAGATGGTGTCGTTACCCTGACCGGGGAAATAAAAAAAGCCGACCTGCCCGCCCTAATACAGCAGCTGAATGAGATCAAGCCCAAAAAGATTGAAAACAAATTGGTCATCAAAAAATAA
- a CDS encoding T9SS type A sorting domain-containing protein yields MRRLLHLTFLCLLLSGATMAQNRYWRPASAANLNWNNQNNWAATPAGVPPASVPSVGQTAIFDATNTLGCNLNVASIVVAALQVNTGYTGTITQASNNFGFTVLGDASIAGGTINMRADGLGSFTNIGNFVHGGGTINAAGNLEFDGNFTYDAPAAFNAGTSTVTFDGDNNGFANRTINVNGGASGTLNLYNVVLDKANTGTQNLNIAPNDILNVQNDLSLINGTLGTGTGTVQVGRNLTIESTFLGALVDLTFNGTANSTVIVDAPFKIGGNGSITINKTNPASTVSFTTTLPSNNIILSTAAINSAFNVTSGTVQFPDNDAATINFANLNISAAGTLSAPNNTLTIDGNITAAGTFIPNTGTVDLASTAARTISINGAATPGTLNFYNLTLNNSSANGNINLENLDIINIANNLSINNGRFNIGGAGNATVQVGGNLSTTSIGADATNGNIQLEFTGTNSQTVNFFAGTQGIFNGPVVFNKTGGDITLATPFVLDQAGQTVTFTSGIVNTTSTNILTIGNTTTVSGANNSSYVDGPVQKTGITAFTFPIGDGGFYAPAALSGGTAFGTALISNASNSYVAQYFHQNPDPTYETQTFAPTPPLPPTTKVSTQEYWRIGMSPIDFAAPDASMPYVWLSFENLRSGGITDPTLIGVAAWEAAWQTKSQGFDPAAPNFVRTSTPDGALRQPDPVHTLWTTDSILNPLPVNWLSFTGRHVNSVVELAWTTSSEENNEKFTVERSGDGSKFSAIGEVAGNGTTNLTSYYTFTDQYPLSGIALYRIKQTDVNGKFSYSKEIRVSGSGTSFTGLKLYPNPVNASIPTYLENASWKNQKVQVTIINAIGGVVRKEQISFGGDSRGKISVSGLPKGTYFINTQVNGEKKVVPFVIQ; encoded by the coding sequence ATGAGAAGACTATTACACTTAACCTTCCTATGTCTTTTGCTTTCCGGGGCCACGATGGCTCAAAACCGGTACTGGAGGCCAGCAAGTGCTGCGAACCTGAACTGGAATAACCAAAATAACTGGGCTGCGACACCTGCAGGTGTTCCACCTGCGTCCGTGCCATCTGTTGGTCAAACAGCAATTTTTGATGCTACTAATACACTGGGGTGTAATTTAAATGTGGCTTCCATTGTTGTTGCTGCCTTACAGGTTAATACGGGATACACTGGAACCATCACCCAGGCAAGTAACAATTTTGGCTTTACAGTATTAGGGGATGCTTCTATTGCAGGGGGTACAATAAACATGCGGGCAGATGGACTTGGTAGCTTCACCAATATTGGGAATTTCGTTCATGGAGGTGGTACTATTAATGCTGCAGGTAATCTGGAATTTGATGGCAATTTTACGTATGATGCTCCCGCAGCTTTTAATGCCGGAACTAGTACAGTAACTTTTGATGGAGATAATAATGGCTTCGCGAACCGCACAATAAATGTAAATGGTGGTGCATCCGGGACCTTAAACTTGTACAATGTGGTCCTCGATAAAGCAAATACCGGCACCCAGAACCTAAATATTGCCCCTAATGATATTTTAAATGTTCAAAATGACCTTAGTTTAATAAATGGAACACTGGGAACCGGAACAGGTACGGTTCAAGTTGGAAGAAATTTAACAATTGAGTCTACCTTTTTGGGCGCTTTAGTGGACCTTACATTTAATGGCACGGCTAATTCAACAGTAATTGTGGATGCTCCATTTAAAATTGGCGGCAACGGCTCTATCACGATAAATAAAACCAACCCGGCAAGTACAGTATCATTTACAACTACATTGCCATCAAACAATATCATCCTTAGCACCGCTGCAATTAACAGCGCTTTTAATGTTACGAGTGGAACTGTTCAATTTCCTGATAATGATGCTGCGACCATCAATTTCGCTAACTTAAATATTTCTGCAGCCGGTACTTTAAGTGCTCCTAATAATACCCTTACCATAGATGGAAACATAACAGCTGCTGGAACTTTTATCCCGAATACCGGAACGGTAGACCTAGCAAGCACTGCAGCAAGAACTATTTCAATCAATGGGGCAGCAACGCCAGGTACCCTAAACTTTTATAACCTTACGTTGAATAATAGCAGTGCAAATGGCAACATAAACCTGGAAAATTTAGACATCATCAATATTGCGAATAATTTATCCATTAACAATGGAAGATTCAATATTGGCGGGGCTGGAAATGCTACTGTTCAAGTAGGTGGAAACCTAAGTACAACTAGTATTGGCGCTGATGCAACTAATGGTAACATTCAACTGGAATTCACAGGAACCAATTCTCAAACGGTTAATTTTTTCGCAGGAACCCAAGGCATTTTCAACGGTCCCGTTGTTTTCAATAAAACAGGTGGTGATATTACTCTTGCCACACCTTTCGTCTTAGACCAGGCTGGCCAGACTGTCACTTTCACCAGCGGTATAGTAAATACCACTTCAACTAATATCCTGACTATTGGTAATACAACTACTGTTTCCGGCGCCAATAACAGCAGTTATGTTGATGGCCCTGTTCAAAAAACAGGAATCACCGCTTTTACTTTCCCAATTGGTGATGGTGGTTTTTATGCGCCTGCTGCATTAAGTGGAGGCACAGCATTTGGTACTGCACTAATCTCAAATGCCTCCAATTCATATGTCGCACAATATTTCCATCAAAATCCAGACCCAACCTACGAAACCCAAACATTTGCCCCAACACCGCCATTACCGCCTACTACCAAAGTCAGTACCCAGGAATACTGGAGGATTGGTATGAGTCCAATTGATTTTGCTGCCCCTGACGCTAGTATGCCTTATGTTTGGCTCTCTTTTGAAAACTTACGCAGTGGTGGAATAACCGATCCTACCCTAATTGGTGTTGCTGCATGGGAAGCAGCCTGGCAAACAAAAAGCCAGGGATTTGATCCTGCTGCACCCAACTTTGTAAGGACCTCAACACCTGATGGTGCGCTTAGGCAACCAGATCCGGTACACACACTCTGGACAACAGACTCGATCCTCAATCCATTGCCTGTTAACTGGCTGAGCTTCACTGGCCGTCATGTAAATAGTGTAGTTGAATTGGCCTGGACGACTTCTTCTGAAGAAAATAATGAGAAATTTACTGTAGAACGTTCAGGTGATGGCAGCAAATTCAGCGCTATCGGTGAAGTGGCCGGAAACGGAACCACAAACCTGACGTCTTATTACACCTTTACTGACCAATACCCATTAAGTGGTATTGCCCTTTACAGGATCAAACAAACTGATGTAAATGGTAAGTTCAGCTACAGTAAGGAAATCAGGGTTTCAGGTTCAGGTACTTCATTTACCGGATTAAAACTTTACCCTAACCCGGTAAATGCTTCAATTCCAACATACCTTGAAAACGCAAGCTGGAAGAACCAGAAAGTCCAGGTAACCATCATTAACGCTATCGGTGGTGTTGTTCGTAAGGAACAGATCAGCTTCGGTGGTGATAGCCGTGGTAAGATCAGCGTGTCTGGTTTACCAAAGGGTACCTACTTCATCAATACCCAGGTTAATGGTGAGAAGAAAGTGGTTCCTTTCGTAATTCAATAA
- a CDS encoding 1-acyl-sn-glycerol-3-phosphate acyltransferase — protein MLYRFVKIMMRAALGLFYKDILQHNLDHIPSNGAALLVANHPSSLMDAALLGILLKRPVHFFARGDIFINPIVTKILHALHMHPVHNHEAGRHTIGANDDTFEKAITLLLNGELVLFFPEGTSHIDYRLWAFRKGAFRIALQTIKRNPALQLPIVPIGINYSHPTHIFSTVWVHAGPPIITNTILQAYPGQPAMALNQITQRAFSAVQQLVVDAGKESTALLFQALDTWRNASAALNSQSKESINKELTISRAFANWPPTDRENLAMYHKLLGETGTSDAEIVAASAPKLSASPLIIGLPAAIIGWILNSLPLLLARKIADNKVKRFDFYTWILVTSAALLYISWFTLMGILAFSLLPSWKAIALMFIAFSTGQYSWNYFAYYKAWKKQLDGKKLPLSRLTELTEKRNRILATINGLS, from the coding sequence ATGTTGTATCGTTTTGTAAAAATAATGATGCGGGCTGCACTGGGCTTGTTCTATAAAGATATCCTTCAGCACAACCTGGACCATATTCCATCTAATGGCGCAGCATTATTGGTAGCGAACCATCCTTCCTCCTTAATGGATGCCGCCTTGCTGGGCATATTATTAAAAAGACCGGTCCATTTCTTTGCAAGAGGGGATATATTCATTAACCCAATAGTCACAAAAATTCTCCATGCACTACACATGCATCCCGTGCACAACCACGAAGCTGGCCGGCATACCATCGGCGCCAATGATGATACATTTGAAAAAGCAATAACCTTATTATTAAATGGTGAGTTGGTTTTATTTTTTCCGGAAGGGACCAGCCATATCGATTACCGGCTTTGGGCATTCAGGAAAGGGGCATTCCGAATCGCTCTCCAAACGATAAAAAGAAATCCGGCGCTTCAACTTCCCATCGTACCAATCGGTATCAATTACAGTCACCCAACCCATATTTTCAGTACAGTTTGGGTGCATGCCGGACCTCCCATTATTACCAATACTATTTTGCAGGCATACCCAGGGCAACCCGCAATGGCTTTGAATCAAATCACCCAGCGGGCTTTTAGTGCTGTCCAGCAATTAGTGGTGGATGCAGGAAAAGAATCCACTGCTTTATTATTCCAGGCTCTGGATACCTGGCGCAATGCATCAGCTGCACTCAATAGCCAAAGTAAAGAATCCATCAACAAGGAACTTACCATCAGCAGGGCATTCGCAAATTGGCCCCCAACAGACAGGGAAAACCTGGCCATGTACCATAAATTATTAGGGGAAACAGGCACCAGTGATGCGGAAATTGTTGCTGCCAGTGCACCAAAATTATCAGCTTCCCCACTCATCATTGGTCTTCCTGCTGCAATCATCGGCTGGATCCTCAACAGCCTGCCTTTATTACTGGCCAGGAAAATTGCTGATAATAAAGTAAAAAGGTTTGACTTCTACACTTGGATACTGGTCACCTCAGCAGCTTTATTGTATATCAGCTGGTTTACATTAATGGGAATCCTTGCATTTAGCCTGTTGCCATCATGGAAAGCAATTGCCTTAATGTTCATTGCATTCTCCACCGGGCAATACAGCTGGAATTATTTTGCTTATTACAAGGCCTGGAAAAAGCAACTGGACGGCAAAAAGTTACCACTATCCCGCCTTACTGAATTAACAGAAAAACGAAACAGGATCCTGGCAACTATAAACGGCCTTTCTTAA
- the acs gene encoding acetate--CoA ligase, with protein MSYPYQLNSLEEYQSAYNKSVSDPEAFWADIAGNFFWRKRWDKVLDWNFRDPKIEWFIGGKFNITENCLDRHLGSLGNQPAIIWEPNDPEEHHRILTYRELHNKVMQFGNVLKNNGVKKGDRVCLYMGMIPELAIAVLACARIGAIHSVIFGGFSAQSIADRLIDANAEYIITCDGAYRGNKEIPLKNVIDDALIQCRFVKRVIVVTRTRTAVSMIKGRDVWWEDEIKKVETQGNKDCPAEEMDAEDPLFILYTSGSTGKPKGVVHSGAGYMVYTNYTFVNVFQYKPGDIHFCTADIGWITGHSYIVYGPLSAGATTLLFEGVPTWPDAGRFWDVVDKYKVNVLYTAPTAIRSLMGFGLGPVKDKDLSSLRVLGTVGEPINEEAWHWYDEHIGKGRCPIVDTWWQTETGGVLISNLAGVTPSKPSFATLPMPGIQPVLVDEKGDEITGNDVSGNLCIRFPWPSIIRTTYGDHERCRTNYFATYPNMYFTGDGCYRDSQGNYRITGRVDDVLNVSGHRIGTAEVENAINMHAGVVESAVVGYPHDIKGQGIYCFVIYQGTHGDENLSRQDITQTVSRIIGAIAKPDKIQFVSGLPKTRSGKIMRRILRKIAEGELEQLGDTSTLLDPGVVDEIKKGRL; from the coding sequence ATGTCATATCCATATCAGCTTAATTCCCTAGAAGAATACCAGTCAGCCTATAATAAAAGCGTATCTGATCCGGAAGCATTCTGGGCGGATATTGCCGGAAATTTTTTTTGGCGAAAGCGCTGGGATAAAGTGCTGGACTGGAATTTCAGGGATCCAAAGATTGAATGGTTTATTGGCGGGAAATTCAATATCACTGAAAATTGTCTCGACCGCCACCTCGGTTCACTGGGAAATCAACCTGCCATTATTTGGGAACCGAATGATCCGGAAGAACACCACAGGATACTTACCTATAGGGAACTGCACAACAAAGTGATGCAGTTTGGTAATGTGTTAAAGAATAATGGTGTAAAAAAAGGTGACAGGGTTTGCTTGTATATGGGGATGATCCCGGAGCTGGCTATCGCAGTGCTGGCCTGTGCCAGGATCGGGGCTATCCATTCTGTTATTTTTGGAGGTTTCAGTGCACAGAGCATAGCCGATAGGCTGATCGATGCCAATGCAGAATACATTATTACCTGTGATGGCGCATATCGCGGCAACAAGGAAATACCCTTAAAAAATGTGATTGATGATGCCCTCATCCAGTGTCGTTTTGTAAAACGGGTGATTGTCGTAACCCGCACCAGGACTGCAGTTTCGATGATCAAAGGCCGGGATGTGTGGTGGGAAGATGAAATTAAAAAAGTAGAGACCCAGGGTAATAAGGATTGTCCGGCTGAAGAAATGGATGCTGAAGATCCCTTGTTTATTTTATATACTTCGGGTTCCACTGGAAAGCCAAAAGGCGTTGTGCATTCCGGTGCAGGGTATATGGTCTATACCAATTATACTTTTGTAAATGTTTTCCAATATAAGCCCGGTGATATCCATTTTTGTACGGCCGACATTGGCTGGATAACCGGGCATAGTTATATCGTATATGGTCCGTTAAGTGCCGGTGCCACAACCTTATTGTTTGAAGGGGTACCCACATGGCCGGATGCGGGCCGGTTCTGGGATGTGGTCGACAAATACAAGGTGAATGTATTATATACAGCACCTACGGCCATCCGTTCCCTGATGGGCTTTGGCTTAGGGCCGGTAAAGGATAAGGACCTCAGTTCCCTTCGTGTTCTGGGTACCGTGGGTGAGCCCATTAATGAAGAGGCCTGGCATTGGTATGATGAGCATATCGGAAAGGGCAGGTGCCCTATTGTGGATACCTGGTGGCAGACAGAAACGGGTGGCGTGCTGATCAGCAATTTGGCCGGCGTTACGCCATCGAAGCCAAGTTTTGCTACTTTACCGATGCCGGGTATCCAACCCGTGCTGGTAGATGAGAAAGGTGATGAAATTACCGGCAATGATGTGAGTGGGAATTTATGTATACGCTTCCCATGGCCATCCATCATCCGGACGACCTATGGAGACCACGAGCGTTGCCGTACCAATTATTTTGCTACTTATCCAAATATGTATTTTACAGGTGATGGCTGCTACCGCGATTCCCAAGGCAATTACCGTATCACGGGAAGGGTTGATGATGTGCTGAATGTGAGTGGACACCGGATCGGTACAGCAGAGGTGGAGAATGCCATTAACATGCATGCCGGTGTGGTAGAAAGCGCTGTGGTAGGCTATCCGCATGATATCAAAGGACAGGGTATTTATTGCTTTGTGATTTACCAGGGCACCCATGGTGATGAAAACCTGAGCCGCCAGGATATCACGCAGACAGTTAGCCGAATTATAGGCGCTATTGCAAAACCCGATAAAATCCAGTTTGTAAGCGGATTGCCGAAAACCCGCAGTGGCAAGATCATGCGCCGTATTTTACGCAAAATCGCCGAAGGGGAATTAGAGCAACTGGGTGATACTTCGACCTTACTTGACCCTGGAGTAGTGGATGAAATTAAGAAAGGCCGTTTATAG
- a CDS encoding L,D-transpeptidase family protein, translating into MQLSRVSVSLLLLIAVGLFSFSGHHYRPIRQNRFNGELNGTPRILIDKSDYELSIYDDDGWYATYPVVFGEKTLGDKLVQGDRKTPEGEYKIISKRPHEKWGEIMLIDYPTAADIAKFKERKAKGLIPKNAKIGDGIGIHGTWQRDDMAVDYFQNWTNGCISLKRSEMDEIYAMIPIGTRVSIRK; encoded by the coding sequence ATGCAGCTGTCACGTGTATCCGTATCCTTACTACTGCTTATTGCAGTAGGCCTTTTTTCATTTTCAGGCCATCATTACCGGCCAATCCGGCAAAACCGGTTCAACGGGGAATTAAATGGGACTCCCCGGATTCTCATCGACAAATCCGATTACGAACTCAGTATCTATGATGATGATGGGTGGTACGCCACCTACCCGGTCGTTTTCGGGGAAAAGACCCTGGGCGATAAGTTGGTCCAGGGAGACAGGAAGACACCCGAAGGGGAATATAAGATCATTTCCAAGCGACCCCATGAAAAATGGGGGGAAATTATGCTGATCGATTACCCTACAGCGGCCGATATCGCCAAATTCAAGGAGCGAAAAGCAAAAGGGCTTATCCCCAAAAATGCCAAAATCGGGGATGGTATCGGCATCCATGGTACCTGGCAACGGGATGACATGGCCGTGGACTATTTCCAGAACTGGACAAATGGGTGTATCAGCCTGAAACGCAGCGAAATGGATGAGATTTATGCCATGATTCCTATAGGCACCAGAGTGAGTATACGAAAATAG